The Pseudomonas graminis region CGGATCGCCAGCTCGCGGATGGACTCGGCGATCTGACGCATCAGCGGCAGCAGCACGGTGTCACGGCCTTCGCGCAGCATCAGCGCGTGGGACAGGTTATTGATGTCTTCGCTGGTGCAGGCGAAGTGGATGAACTCGCTGACCTTGGCCAGCTCCGGCAACTTGGCCGCCTGCTCCTTGAGCAGGTACTCGATGGCCTTGACGTCGTGGTTGGTGGTGCGCTCGATCTCTTTAACGCGCTCGGCGTGCTCTAGAGCGAAATCGTTAGCCAGGGCATCGAGGATGGCGTTGGCTTCGGCGGAGAATGCTGGAACTTCCGGGATTTGCGGGTGGGCCGCCAGGCGTTGCAGCCAGCGTACCTCCACCAGGGCGCGGAAACGGATCAGGCCGTATTCGCTGAAAATCGGGCGCAGGGCCTGGGTTTTGCCGGCGTAGCGGCCATCTACAGGGGAAACCGCAGTGAGCGAAGAAAGCTGCATGGGGTGTTCTCGGACTGTCAGGCGACGAAAAGGGGCGCGTATCATACATGAAAATTCCGGCCAGCCGAGGCTGGCTGACCGTTATGACTCGCGCGATGTCGGGTTCGGAGCGAGCTGAAGGGCGTTCGCCCCTCAGCGGTGAAGCAATGGATACAGTTCTTTCAATAACTTGCGGCGGCTGATGACCAGTTGCCAGCGGTGACCGCCCACTTGTCGCCAAAGTCGCGCGCAGCGAATCCCGGCCAGTAACAGCGCGCGGATTTTCGACGCATTGTTGGGTTGCTGCAGATTGCGCATGTCACCGTGGACCTGAATCCGTTGACGCAAGGTGCTCAGGGTGTCCTGATAAAGCGCGCCGCTGGCGGCAATGACGTTTTCGTGAGCGATACCGAAATGCTCGACCTGGGATTTGATCTGCGGCAGGCGCTTGCCGATGGTATCGAGCATGTCATCGCGCTTGGACAGTTGACGTTCCAGGCCCAGCATCGCCAGGGCATAACGCAAGGGTTCTCGTTGCAAGGTGGCCGGATCGCGCTCCAGTGCACTGGCGAGGGCGCGATAGCCCTCGTGCAGATTCAGGTCGTCGCCACCAAACACGTCCAGCGTGTCTTTCGGGTCCATGACCAGCAGCGTCCCCATCAGGCAGCCAACGGCGGCTTCACCGGCCTGGCCGGTCTTGGCGATGCGATCGACCAGCACGGCGGCCTGAAAGACCCCGGCCAGGGCGACAAGTTGTTCCTGGATCGGGGTCATCAACGTACATCCCTGGTGTGCCACGGCTCGGCGATTTCGATGACGCCGCCACCCAGGCAGACCTCGCCGTCGTAAAACACCACGGACTGGCCAGGCGTTACTGCGCGTTGCGGCTCGTCGAAGGTGGCGCGATAACCGGTTTCAGTGCGTTCCAGGGTGCAGCGCTGGTCGCTCTGGCGGTAACGCACTTTGGCGGTCAACTGGCGCGGGCTGCTCAGGTCGATCGGGTTGACCCAGTAGATCTCCGACGCGAGCAGGGCACGGGAGAACAGCCACGGATGCTCGTTGCCCTGGCCGACGATCAGCTCGTTGTGCTCCAGGTCCTTGACCAGCACGTACCACGGCTCATCGCCGGCATCCTTCAGTCCGCCGATGCCCAGACCCTGGCGCTGGCCGATGGTGTGGTACATCAGGCCGGCATGCCGACCGATGACTTCGCCTTCGGTGGTCTTGATCTCGCCGGGCTGCGCAGGCAGGTACTGCTTGAGGAAGTCGGTGAAACGGCGCTCGCCGATGAAGCAAATGCCGGTCGAGTCCTTCTTCTTCGCGGTCGCCAGCTGATACTTCTCGGCGATGGCGCGCACCTCGGGCTTTTCCAGTTCACCGACCGGGAACAGGGTCTTGGCAATCTGCTCACCGCCAACGGCATGCAGGAAGTAGCTCTGGTCCTTGTTCGGGTCCAGACCCTTGAGCAGTTCGGTGCGGCCATCAATGTCGCGGCGACGCACGTAATGACCGGTAGCGATCAGGTCGGCACCGAGCATGAAGGCGTAGTCGAGGAAGGCTTTGAATTTGATCTCGCGGTTACACAGGATGTCCGGGTTCGGCGTGCGACCGGCTTTGTATTCTTCGAGGAAATGCTCGAAGACATGATCCCAGTACTCGGCCGCGAAGTTCACGGTGTGCAGTTTGATGCCGATCTTGTCGCACACGGCCTGGGCGTCCGCGAGGTCGTCCATGGCGGTGCAGTATTCCGTTCCGTCGTCTTCTTCCCAGTTCTTCATGAACAGGCCTTCCACCTGATACCCCTGCTCCATGAGCAGAAGGGCGGAGACCGAAGAATCCACGCCGCCGGACATGCCAACAATGACGCGCTTCTTTTCTGTATCGGAAAAGGCTGAATCAGACATAGGAATTCGATTGGGTAGCAGCAGGAAAGGGCGCGATTCTAACAGGGAGTCGGCGCCAAGGCTAAAAGCTATTCAGTTGCGCTGGGCGGCCAGTCAGTCGCGCACGACCTGCAGACTGTGGATCGGGCCCGCCAGGTACTCATCGACGCAGCGCAAGACCAACTCGCTGCGCCAGCGCTCCGGTTGGCTGGCGAGTTCGTCGCGGCTGAACCAGGGCGCGCCGACGATGCCGGTGTCCAGTGCACGCTCGGGGTGGTGTCGCGTCGCTTTGGCCGAAAAGCACACGCGCTGATAGGTCACGCCATTGCTGGGCGCGGTGTACAGGTAAATGCCGACGACGCCAGTCAGTTCGACGTCCCAGCCGGTTTCTTCCAGGGTTTCGCGGATGGCCGCTTCACGCAACGTCTCATCAGGCTCGAGGTGCCCGGCAGGCTGATTGAACACCAGCTTGCCGTTTTTCAATTCTTCGACGAACAGGAAACGGCCATCGTCTTCGATGACGGTTGCGACGGTGATGTGGGGATGCCAGGTCATTGATATTTCGCTCATGCGGCAGGTGTCAAACATAGGTCGTGTATTCAGATTGCAGTGCTGCGCAGAAACACAAACCCCGGCACGGGGCCGGGGTCTGTGATCGAGC contains the following coding sequences:
- the hflD gene encoding high frequency lysogenization protein HflD, which produces MTPIQEQLVALAGVFQAAVLVDRIAKTGQAGEAAVGCLMGTLLVMDPKDTLDVFGGDDLNLHEGYRALASALERDPATLQREPLRYALAMLGLERQLSKRDDMLDTIGKRLPQIKSQVEHFGIAHENVIAASGALYQDTLSTLRQRIQVHGDMRNLQQPNNASKIRALLLAGIRCARLWRQVGGHRWQLVISRRKLLKELYPLLHR
- the mnmA gene encoding tRNA 2-thiouridine(34) synthase MnmA, which encodes MSDSAFSDTEKKRVIVGMSGGVDSSVSALLLMEQGYQVEGLFMKNWEEDDGTEYCTAMDDLADAQAVCDKIGIKLHTVNFAAEYWDHVFEHFLEEYKAGRTPNPDILCNREIKFKAFLDYAFMLGADLIATGHYVRRRDIDGRTELLKGLDPNKDQSYFLHAVGGEQIAKTLFPVGELEKPEVRAIAEKYQLATAKKKDSTGICFIGERRFTDFLKQYLPAQPGEIKTTEGEVIGRHAGLMYHTIGQRQGLGIGGLKDAGDEPWYVLVKDLEHNELIVGQGNEHPWLFSRALLASEIYWVNPIDLSSPRQLTAKVRYRQSDQRCTLERTETGYRATFDEPQRAVTPGQSVVFYDGEVCLGGGVIEIAEPWHTRDVR
- a CDS encoding NUDIX hydrolase; this translates as MTWHPHITVATVIEDDGRFLFVEELKNGKLVFNQPAGHLEPDETLREAAIRETLEETGWDVELTGVVGIYLYTAPSNGVTYQRVCFSAKATRHHPERALDTGIVGAPWFSRDELASQPERWRSELVLRCVDEYLAGPIHSLQVVRD